A region of Paenibacillus thiaminolyticus DNA encodes the following proteins:
- a CDS encoding threonine/serine exporter family protein, which produces MQNNPSSRTAHSIMETALLAGKVMLENGAETSRVEDTMERIIRHALGDCNPASAYTYVTINGIVAKLDSMGTQFHRIDRRQYDLNKITKVNQLSRDLTAGRIGLEDMLIALQAIDKENTSQKLWRRLICTASLSGSIMLIFGGAFEDLPAAMIAGVVAYLSFLWLTQALAIPFLAECGAAFLGGWAGLCTASVLGRHLELIMMGAVVPLVPGIAITNAIRDMMARHYISGMIGAIEALLIAGALGGGIAGVYCMFIL; this is translated from the coding sequence ATGCAGAACAATCCGTCATCACGAACTGCCCATTCTATTATGGAGACGGCGCTTCTCGCCGGAAAAGTGATGCTGGAAAACGGCGCGGAGACAAGCCGCGTCGAGGATACGATGGAACGCATCATCCGGCATGCCTTGGGTGATTGCAACCCAGCCAGCGCGTACACTTATGTTACCATCAACGGCATAGTTGCAAAGCTGGATTCGATGGGAACGCAGTTCCACCGCATTGATAGAAGGCAATATGACTTGAACAAAATCACAAAAGTGAACCAACTGTCCCGGGATTTGACCGCAGGACGGATCGGACTAGAAGATATGCTTATTGCCTTGCAGGCCATCGATAAAGAGAACACGAGTCAGAAGCTGTGGCGCAGGCTGATCTGCACCGCAAGCTTAAGCGGAAGCATTATGCTTATTTTTGGAGGGGCATTCGAGGATTTGCCCGCCGCCATGATTGCCGGAGTCGTTGCTTATCTCAGTTTTTTATGGCTGACCCAAGCATTAGCGATACCTTTTCTGGCAGAGTGCGGCGCGGCCTTCCTGGGCGGATGGGCGGGCCTCTGTACGGCTTCGGTTCTAGGCCGCCACCTCGAACTCATCATGATGGGGGCCGTGGTTCCGCTTGTGCCTGGAATTGCCATTACCAATGCCATTCGTGACATGATGGCCCGGCATTATATTTCCGGCATGATCGGCGCAATCGAAGCTTTATTGATTGCTGGCGCCTTAGGGGGCGGCATTGCCGGTGTCTACTGCATGTTCATCCTCTAA
- a CDS encoding M24 family metallopeptidase, whose product MLERELKARMNKLQAEMRARGFDSYVVSSQEDIWYFTNITYSPEERPFFIVISLGDKPVLVVPKLEEAHVKKGVLETNDIAYWDYPAPAGDNWFEVLNNVLEKFSRTGVEGNIPAEHFVRIQGAGIELSELVANQRQIKSAYEIEKIRFCAKKADETMRDIFKKASRETRVLEMSGLAQKPYMELISSMQLDPVNSNLLAVVWPAPESAMPHGVPDIYKTYGDGPNVAMTYYRINGYASECERTFFIGEPSPSERDMFGHMMNARNAALAVLKAGVKASEVDMAARNYLEGHGLLGKLLHRTGHGIGLSNHEAPFVAVGSDDVLLENMVISIEPGIYVDGVGGFRHSDTVLITKDGYELLTQAPIELEELIL is encoded by the coding sequence ATGCTAGAACGAGAATTGAAAGCACGGATGAACAAGCTGCAAGCAGAGATGAGAGCAAGAGGATTTGATTCCTATGTCGTATCCTCGCAGGAGGATATTTGGTATTTCACGAATATCACCTACAGTCCCGAAGAAAGACCTTTCTTTATTGTAATTTCGCTGGGTGACAAGCCTGTGCTGGTGGTTCCGAAATTGGAAGAAGCGCATGTCAAAAAAGGAGTTTTAGAGACGAACGATATCGCTTATTGGGATTATCCTGCTCCGGCGGGCGATAATTGGTTCGAGGTGCTGAATAACGTACTGGAGAAGTTCAGCCGTACCGGCGTGGAAGGGAACATACCTGCCGAGCATTTTGTCCGCATACAAGGAGCCGGCATCGAGCTGTCTGAGCTGGTGGCTAACCAACGTCAGATCAAGAGCGCCTATGAAATTGAAAAAATCCGGTTCTGCGCCAAAAAAGCGGACGAGACGATGCGTGATATTTTCAAGAAAGCGTCGAGGGAGACCAGGGTGTTGGAAATGTCGGGTCTAGCCCAGAAGCCGTATATGGAGTTAATCAGCTCGATGCAGCTTGACCCGGTCAACAGCAATTTGTTAGCTGTCGTGTGGCCCGCTCCAGAAAGCGCGATGCCGCATGGCGTACCGGATATTTATAAAACGTATGGAGATGGGCCGAACGTGGCCATGACCTACTATCGAATCAACGGATATGCGTCGGAATGTGAACGCACCTTCTTTATTGGCGAACCATCCCCGTCCGAGAGGGACATGTTCGGTCATATGATGAATGCCCGCAATGCGGCGTTAGCCGTTCTCAAGGCGGGAGTCAAGGCAAGTGAGGTTGATATGGCGGCACGCAATTATTTGGAGGGACACGGACTGCTTGGCAAGCTGCTGCACCGCACGGGTCATGGCATCGGCTTGAGCAATCATGAGGCGCCGTTCGTGGCCGTGGGCAGCGATGACGTGCTATTGGAAAATATGGTCATCTCCATCGAGCCCGGGATATATGTGGATGGTGTCGGGGGCTTCCGGCATTCGGATACCGTCCTGATTACGAAGGATGGATACGAGCTGTTGACGCAGGCTCCGATCGAGTTAGAGGAACTTATTTTGTGA